One window of Phycodurus eques isolate BA_2022a chromosome 17, UOR_Pequ_1.1, whole genome shotgun sequence genomic DNA carries:
- the LOC133416136 gene encoding uncharacterized protein LOC133416136, producing MKGPLLYAVIILRALLCGAQNNTSTVSTALAATPPEETSSAGAISPVPTSPAATPRLTSAVRSASKRNPLPDSTPSGAAAPVGVLDRRELLMLTGGLVLVCVILLLSTLMLICKVCQMSKRNKMLGGDAAKPTASDGKYKGNAETEAQETSMLLTNLSKTQEEVDRSDNPKEEGQKVRENGETGEGKQEAEEICKSQEAADVTPVDDSSFVTQQKDVDGPSANAAAAPSPDATEEPKNLV from the coding sequence ATGAAGGGTCCCCTGTTGTACGCCGTAATTATACTCAGGGCCCTGTTGTGTGGAGCTCAAAATAACACGTCTACTGTGTCGACCGCGTTGGCCGCGACTCCACCGGAGGAAACTTCATCAGCCGGCGCTATTTCCCCGGTTCCGACATCTCCAGCTGCCACCCCTCGGCTCACGTCGGCCGTCAGAAGCGCCTCGAAACGGAACCCTTTGCCGGACTCGACGCCGAGCGGCGCCGCCGCACCCGTCGGCGTGCTGGACAGGAGAGAACTCTTGATGCTAACGGGAGGCCTGGTCTTGGTCTGTGTCATTCTGCTGCTGTCCACTTTAATGCTGATCTGCAAAGTGTGCCAGATGAGCAAACGCAACAAGATGCTGGGCGGCGACGCTGCAAAACCAACCGCATCGGACGGGAAATACAAAGGTAACGCGGAGACGGAAGCCCAAGAGACTAGTATGCTACTGACAAACTTGAGTAAAACACAGGAAGAAGTGGACCGTAGTGACAACCCCAAAGAGGAAGGGCAGAAGGTACGTGAGAATGGAGAGACGGGAGAAGGGAAGCAGGAGGCTGAAGAGATTTGTAAAAGCCAAGAAGCTGCTGATGTCACCCCAGTTGACGATTCATCCTTTGTGACGCAGCAAAAAGATGTCGATGGCCCCTCTGCCAACGCTGCAGCTGCCCCCTCCCCTGATGCCACGGAGGAACCAAAAAATTTGGTTTAG